A genomic stretch from Octopus sinensis linkage group LG14, ASM634580v1, whole genome shotgun sequence includes:
- the LOC115218933 gene encoding oocyte zinc finger protein XlCOF6.1-like, with translation MFPMQPMYSGGMGHHHHHHHHHHHHHHHGNQGDNSAPNNSNSQQAQPLPPPQQPQPPPQPHQFSCDVCGDNFQTFDQLKAHKRDHFESKNFKCDICGENFPLYDQLKAHKKSAHTESKSYPCDTCKKIFNHISTLRNHMRTHTGEKPFQCEICQKCFSQRGNLKIHRRRHTGEKPFQCDICWKSFSQKGNLKTHVRNHAHKKSFCCDLCGKVFMHRSILKCHEKAHQVQRLSSLNPNAGATSPTSPPSSSSSSSSARTGGVNNTGNAGNSEKGVGYYSNTSPFGGDQHNHGPPSSHGHHGASGNAGSGARSGQRPNPQTQLHPNPNSTEPNNPNSSVFV, from the coding sequence ATGTTTCCAATGCAGCCAATGTACAGTGGTGGCATgggtcaccatcaccaccaccaccatcaccatcaccaccaccatcatcacggtAACCAGGGCGACAACAGTGcaccaaacaacagcaacagccaaCAGGCACAGCCACTGCCTCCTCCCCAACAGCCACAGCCACCCCCACAGCCACACCAATTCAGCTGTGACGTCTGTGGGGACAATTTCCAGACGTTCGACCAACTCAAGGCACACAAACGAGACCATTTTGAAAGTAAAAACTTcaagtgtgatatttgtggtgaaaACTTCCCGCTTTATGATCAGCTGAAGGCACACAAAAAGTCTGCTCACACTGAATCAAAATCATATCCTTGCGATACTTGTAAAAAAATCTTTAATCATATCTCAACACTCCGTAATCACATGCGGacacacacaggtgagaaaccattccAGTGTGAAATCTGCCAGAAATGTTTTAGTCAAAGAGGAAACCTGAAAATTCACAGGCGTCgccatactggtgagaaaccgtTCCAGTGTGATATCTGCTGGAAGTCGTTCAGCCAAAAGGGGAATTTGAAGACACATGTGCGTAACCATGCCCACAAGAAAAGCTTCTGCTGCGATCTCTGTGGCAAAGTTTTCATGCATCGATCGATACTAAAATGCCATGAGAAGGCTCATCAAGTGCAGCGGCTGTCATCACTCAATCCAAATGCTGGTgcaacatcaccaacatcaccaccttcgtcttcatcttcatcatcttctgcCCGAACGGGAGGAGTCAACAATACCGGTAATGCTGGCAACAGTGAAAAGGGTGTTGGCTACTATTCTAATACATCACCTTTTGGTGGAGACCAACACAACCATGGCCCACCAAGCTCACATGGACACCATGGGGCCAGTGGGAATGCAGGAAGTGGGGCAAGGTCAGGACAAAGGCCAAACCCACAAACACAGCTTCATCCAAACCCAAATTCAACCGAACCCAATAATCCGAATTCTTCAGTATTTGTTTAA